The proteins below come from a single Alkalispirillum mobile genomic window:
- a CDS encoding glycosyltransferase has protein sequence MPAERRPRLVVYTRVYPNRAQPGMGLFVRERMRRVAEHLDLEVVAPVPWFPFQRLLGRLRPHSRAADVPLFEEQDGIRVHHPRFFCIPGLLKWTDGFFQALGSLPLMRQLKQTFDYDVIDAHFVYPDGVAARWLCRWLNRPYTITLRGSLTRFEGQSAHRRQIDRALRDAAHVFSVADSLRQDAIAWGQGPNHVQVVGNGVDLQRFYPEDRASSRARMGLPADSRLLVSVGGLTERKGFHRVIAVLPDLLRRHPDLHFAIAGGASPEGNNESELRQQVASLGLDDRVHFLGQVPPDELRHVYSAGDLFVLATRFEGWANVFLEASACGLPIVTTRVGGNAEVVGSEKVGLLVPYGDGDALREAIDQALARDWDREAILAHARANAWRARIPQLVAAFQALHDGRTPAAVPAPSSSES, from the coding sequence GTGCCGGCTGAGCGTCGCCCCCGCCTGGTGGTCTACACCCGTGTCTATCCCAACCGGGCGCAGCCCGGCATGGGGCTGTTCGTGCGCGAGCGCATGCGCCGCGTGGCCGAACACCTGGACCTGGAGGTGGTGGCACCGGTGCCCTGGTTTCCCTTTCAGAGGCTGCTGGGCCGGCTGCGCCCCCACTCCCGCGCGGCCGATGTGCCGCTGTTCGAGGAGCAGGACGGCATCCGGGTGCACCATCCGCGCTTCTTCTGCATCCCCGGGCTGCTCAAGTGGACCGACGGGTTCTTCCAGGCCCTGGGCAGCCTGCCGCTGATGCGGCAGCTAAAGCAAACCTTCGACTACGATGTCATCGACGCCCACTTCGTCTATCCCGACGGGGTGGCGGCGCGCTGGCTGTGCCGCTGGCTGAACCGCCCCTACACCATCACCCTGCGCGGCAGCCTGACCCGTTTCGAGGGCCAATCCGCTCACCGCCGACAGATCGACCGTGCTCTGCGCGACGCCGCCCACGTCTTCTCGGTGGCCGACTCGCTGCGCCAGGACGCCATCGCCTGGGGTCAGGGGCCAAACCACGTGCAAGTAGTGGGCAACGGCGTCGATCTGCAGCGGTTCTACCCGGAAGACCGGGCCAGCAGCCGGGCTCGCATGGGCCTGCCCGCTGACAGCCGACTGCTGGTCTCGGTGGGCGGGCTCACCGAGCGCAAGGGCTTCCACCGGGTGATCGCGGTGCTGCCCGACCTGCTGAGGCGCCACCCGGACCTGCACTTTGCCATCGCCGGCGGCGCCAGCCCCGAGGGCAACAACGAGTCAGAACTGCGCCAGCAGGTGGCTTCACTGGGGCTCGACGACCGGGTCCACTTTCTCGGCCAGGTGCCACCGGATGAACTGCGCCACGTCTACTCGGCGGGCGACCTGTTCGTCCTGGCCACCCGCTTCGAGGGCTGGGCCAACGTCTTTCTGGAGGCCAGCGCCTGCGGCCTGCCCATCGTCACCACCCGGGTGGGCGGCAATGCCGAGGTGGTGGGTTCCGAAAAGGTGGGCCTGCTGGTCCCCTACGGCGATGGTGACGCCCTGCGCGAGGCCATCGACCAGGCCCTGGCGCGCGACTGGGACCGCGAGGCCATCCTGGCCCACGCCCGCGCCAACGCCTGGCGGGCCCGCATCCCGCAACTGGTGGCCGCCTTCCAGGCCCTCCACGACGGCAGGACCCCGGCTGCCGTTCCGGCCCCCTCCTCCAGCGAGTCATGA
- a CDS encoding phenylacetate--CoA ligase family protein, which produces MSAWTHLVARGLFPLHERLKGHTSVTQRRALEASQWWPAEQLAGLQTQRLQALLREVASRVPYYRRLFQEEGLTPEQFGSLEDLTRLPVTDKALIRAQGQDWLAEGATGLVRQQTSGSSGEPLTFWLSKARISLDIAAKWRATRWWDVDIGDRELVLWGSAVENQAQDRVRAWRDRLMRSRLVPAQALDGPGLDGVIDQIRRFRPRMLFGYPSALARVAWRAREQDQRLGDLGIRVAFTTSEVLRPEWRGVIGEVMGCGVANEYGARDAGFIARECPAGGLHISAEYLIVEVLDDTDQPVAPGETGHIVVTNLAGPEFPFIRYRTGDRGALDPTPCPCGRALPRLSRLEGRSNDGLLAWNGAWVHGSRFNYLLREIQGLRAYKIVQHRRDAVEVLLSADPPPDEGFEQRLRTAFADALGPEVAVTLRRVDTVPPEPNGKHRHVVCRVEST; this is translated from the coding sequence ATGAGCGCCTGGACCCACCTGGTGGCCAGAGGCCTCTTCCCCCTGCACGAGCGACTGAAGGGCCACACCAGCGTCACCCAGCGCCGGGCCCTGGAGGCGAGCCAGTGGTGGCCGGCGGAGCAGCTGGCCGGGCTCCAGACGCAACGGCTGCAAGCCCTGTTGCGTGAGGTGGCCAGCCGGGTGCCCTATTACCGGCGGCTGTTCCAGGAGGAGGGCCTCACGCCGGAGCAGTTTGGCTCGCTCGAGGACCTGACCCGGCTGCCGGTCACGGACAAGGCATTGATCCGGGCACAAGGCCAGGACTGGCTGGCGGAGGGCGCCACCGGCCTGGTCCGACAGCAGACCAGCGGCTCCTCCGGAGAGCCACTGACCTTCTGGCTGAGCAAGGCGCGCATCAGCCTGGATATCGCCGCCAAGTGGCGCGCCACCCGCTGGTGGGACGTGGATATCGGCGACCGCGAGCTGGTGCTCTGGGGCTCGGCGGTGGAGAACCAGGCCCAGGACCGGGTCCGGGCCTGGCGCGACCGGCTGATGCGCTCCCGGCTGGTGCCGGCGCAGGCGCTGGACGGGCCGGGCCTGGACGGGGTCATCGATCAGATTCGCCGGTTCCGCCCGCGCATGCTCTTCGGCTACCCCTCGGCGCTGGCCCGGGTGGCCTGGCGGGCGCGGGAGCAGGACCAGCGGCTGGGTGATCTGGGCATCCGCGTGGCTTTCACCACCTCGGAGGTGCTGCGCCCGGAGTGGCGCGGGGTGATCGGCGAGGTGATGGGCTGCGGCGTGGCCAACGAGTACGGCGCCCGGGACGCCGGTTTCATTGCCCGGGAATGCCCGGCGGGGGGGCTGCACATCAGCGCCGAGTACCTGATTGTCGAGGTGCTGGACGACACCGACCAACCGGTCGCCCCCGGCGAAACCGGCCATATCGTGGTCACTAACCTGGCCGGGCCCGAGTTCCCCTTCATCCGCTACCGCACCGGCGACAGAGGTGCACTCGACCCTACCCCCTGCCCCTGCGGGCGCGCGCTGCCCCGGCTGAGCCGCCTGGAGGGCCGGTCCAACGACGGCCTGCTGGCCTGGAACGGCGCCTGGGTGCACGGCAGTCGCTTCAACTACCTGCTGCGGGAGATCCAAGGGCTGCGGGCCTACAAGATCGTCCAGCACCGACGCGATGCGGTGGAGGTGCTGCTGAGCGCCGACCCGCCCCCCGACGAGGGGTTCGAGCAGCGGTTGCGGACCGCCTTTGCGGACGCCCTGGGGCCGGAGGTGGCTGTCACCCTGCGCCGGGTGGACACGGTGCCACCGGAGCCCAACGGCAAGCACCGCCACGTGGTCTGCCGGGTAGAGAGCACCTAG
- a CDS encoding asparagine synthetase B family protein: protein MAGLCGWLSTGGGQDGRDIRERAESLAARHGAGTQHRANPRAACLVRDGWLVEDDQGRIAALVGHPFWRDRELAEYAAAKDHARALLHAWQQYGAGLFDRLGGDFALVVIDTAQGRVLAGVDRIGQQPLHYARIPGGVVFGSTADSVLAHPGLSRTPTAEGLYHYLFFHMLPAPVSLFPGLAKLQGAHCLEAEAGEVQVRPHWQPRFDEPDAADESALGEELRGRLRESVRRRADVDRPGAFLSGGLDSSTVAGMLADVRPGEADTFSIGFHAEGYDELPYARIAAHHFGTRAHEYYVTPEDVVEAVPLIAASYDEPFGNSSALPAYFCARVAADQGVTRMLAGDGGDELFAGNARYAKQGVFEHWGRLPEAARRALEPLFTTLPRGLPVLGKARSYVEQARIPLPDRMQTYNYLHRLAVEDMLAPDFLAAIDRDAPWGLMRDIYHRPAEATSLNRMMYLDWQQTLADNDLRKVSRMVQLAGLDVAYPMLDDDLVEFSCRVPSTLKLQKGRLRHFYKEALSGFLPAEIIDKKKHGFGLPFGVWMHEHAPLREMAYDSLLRLKGQGFLRPAFIDELIRLHREGHSAYYGDFVWILMMLDLWLEAHPADSSVRLPRAAQA, encoded by the coding sequence ATGGCGGGACTTTGCGGCTGGCTGAGCACGGGCGGCGGACAGGACGGGCGCGACATTCGTGAGAGGGCAGAGAGCCTGGCGGCACGCCACGGGGCCGGCACCCAGCACCGGGCCAACCCGCGTGCCGCCTGCCTGGTCCGGGACGGCTGGCTGGTAGAGGACGATCAGGGCCGGATCGCGGCGCTGGTCGGTCACCCCTTCTGGCGCGACCGCGAGCTGGCCGAGTATGCCGCCGCGAAGGATCACGCCCGTGCCCTGCTCCATGCCTGGCAGCAGTATGGGGCGGGGCTGTTCGACCGGCTGGGCGGGGACTTCGCCCTGGTGGTGATCGACACCGCACAGGGGCGCGTGCTGGCCGGCGTGGACCGGATCGGGCAGCAGCCGCTGCACTACGCCCGCATCCCCGGCGGGGTGGTCTTCGGCAGCACGGCGGACAGCGTGTTGGCCCACCCGGGCTTGTCCCGCACCCCGACCGCGGAGGGGCTCTACCACTACCTGTTCTTCCACATGCTGCCGGCGCCGGTGAGCCTCTTTCCCGGCTTGGCCAAGTTGCAGGGCGCCCACTGTCTTGAGGCGGAGGCCGGCGAGGTGCAGGTCCGTCCCCACTGGCAACCCCGATTCGACGAGCCTGACGCCGCTGACGAGTCGGCGCTGGGCGAGGAACTGCGTGGGCGGCTGCGTGAGTCGGTGCGCCGGCGGGCCGACGTGGATCGGCCGGGTGCCTTCCTCAGCGGGGGGCTGGACAGCTCTACCGTCGCCGGCATGCTCGCCGACGTGCGCCCGGGCGAGGCCGATACCTTCAGCATCGGCTTTCACGCCGAGGGTTACGATGAGCTGCCCTATGCGCGCATCGCTGCCCACCATTTCGGCACCCGCGCCCACGAGTATTACGTGACTCCCGAGGACGTGGTGGAGGCGGTGCCGCTGATCGCGGCCAGCTACGACGAGCCCTTCGGCAATTCCTCGGCCCTGCCCGCCTATTTCTGCGCCCGGGTGGCCGCCGATCAGGGCGTGACCCGCATGCTCGCCGGCGATGGTGGGGATGAGCTGTTCGCCGGTAACGCCCGTTACGCCAAACAGGGCGTGTTCGAGCACTGGGGCCGCTTGCCGGAGGCCGCCCGCCGCGCCCTGGAGCCCCTGTTCACTACCCTGCCGCGGGGGCTGCCGGTGCTGGGCAAGGCGCGCAGCTACGTGGAGCAGGCCCGCATCCCCCTGCCCGACCGCATGCAGACCTATAACTACCTGCACCGGCTGGCGGTGGAGGACATGCTGGCGCCGGACTTCCTTGCCGCCATCGACCGGGACGCCCCCTGGGGGCTGATGCGCGACATCTACCACCGTCCGGCGGAGGCTACCAGCCTCAACCGCATGATGTATCTGGACTGGCAGCAGACCCTGGCGGACAACGACCTGCGCAAGGTGAGCCGGATGGTGCAACTGGCCGGGCTCGACGTGGCCTACCCCATGCTGGACGATGACCTGGTCGAGTTCTCCTGCCGGGTCCCCTCAACACTGAAGCTGCAAAAGGGGCGTCTGCGCCACTTCTACAAGGAGGCGCTGTCCGGTTTTCTGCCCGCCGAGATCATCGACAAGAAGAAACACGGCTTTGGCCTGCCCTTCGGGGTCTGGATGCACGAGCACGCCCCGCTGCGGGAGATGGCCTACGACAGCCTGCTGCGCCTCAAGGGGCAGGGCTTCCTGCGCCCGGCCTTCATCGATGAGCTGATCCGGCTACACCGGGAGGGCCACTCCGCCTACTACGGCGATTTCGTCTGGATCCTGATGATGCTGGATTTGTGGCTGGAGGCGCATCCGGCCGACAGCTCGGTCCGGTTGCCCCGGGCTGCTCAGGCCTAG
- a CDS encoding acyl carrier protein produces the protein MSSLDQVRDILDSALSLNGRAQSFDRDTVLLGDLPELDSMAVVSVITELEQRFGIVVEDDDVSAETFETVGALCDFVESKLEEA, from the coding sequence ATGTCAAGTCTAGACCAGGTCAGGGATATCCTGGACAGCGCACTCAGCCTGAACGGCCGGGCCCAATCCTTCGACCGCGACACCGTGCTGCTGGGGGACCTTCCGGAGCTGGACTCGATGGCGGTGGTGTCCGTCATCACCGAGCTGGAACAACGCTTTGGCATCGTGGTGGAGGATGACGATGTCAGCGCCGAAACCTTCGAGACCGTGGGCGCCCTCTGCGACTTCGTGGAATCGAAGCTGGAAGAGGCCTGA
- a CDS encoding glycosyltransferase has product MGCLQRGSERAVAGTSPTTQPLVSVIMPAFNAAAYIEEAIDSILAQDYPNKELIVIDDGSSDDTVARVQAYGDRVRLLTQANQGSAVARNQGLDAAQGAYIAFLDSDDVWLPGKLTAQVGYLEAHPEIGMIYSEWLPWKPNESGHFPAPENMVPNLAADLPPPEQLPIVPEGSGWLYNRLLFGSLLHTITVMARRSLIEKVGRFDPELKRGQDYDYWLRASRQTEIRQIDRIFALYRLHGGGCINQWPDVNYEQLVVEKALARWGLEGPDGGRSDWTAVQRRLAYACFNFGYHHYWQGHPKLARRAFLTALSKHPLHLPSWRYAGLSMIKSMVRG; this is encoded by the coding sequence CTGGGGTGCCTACAGCGCGGGTCGGAGCGGGCGGTCGCGGGTACCAGCCCGACGACACAACCGCTGGTCTCTGTGATCATGCCGGCGTTCAATGCCGCTGCCTACATCGAAGAGGCCATCGATAGCATTCTGGCGCAGGATTATCCAAACAAGGAACTGATCGTCATCGACGACGGCTCCAGCGACGACACCGTGGCCCGGGTACAAGCCTACGGCGACCGGGTTCGGCTGCTCACCCAGGCCAACCAGGGCTCAGCGGTGGCGCGCAATCAGGGCCTGGATGCCGCCCAAGGGGCGTACATCGCCTTTCTCGACTCCGACGACGTGTGGCTGCCGGGCAAACTGACGGCGCAGGTGGGCTACCTGGAGGCGCATCCGGAGATCGGGATGATCTACTCCGAATGGCTACCGTGGAAGCCGAACGAGAGCGGCCATTTCCCAGCGCCAGAAAACATGGTGCCCAACCTGGCCGCAGACCTACCGCCCCCAGAGCAGCTGCCGATCGTGCCCGAGGGCTCTGGATGGCTCTACAACCGGCTGCTTTTCGGCTCGTTACTGCATACCATCACTGTCATGGCTCGGCGCAGCCTCATCGAAAAGGTGGGACGGTTTGATCCCGAGCTAAAGCGGGGGCAGGACTATGATTACTGGTTGCGCGCCTCGCGGCAGACTGAAATCCGCCAGATAGACCGGATTTTTGCCCTCTACCGCCTGCACGGCGGCGGGTGCATCAACCAGTGGCCAGACGTCAATTATGAGCAGCTGGTGGTGGAGAAAGCGCTCGCTCGCTGGGGCCTCGAGGGGCCGGACGGGGGCCGTTCGGACTGGACCGCGGTACAGCGGCGCCTGGCCTACGCCTGCTTTAATTTCGGCTATCATCACTACTGGCAGGGCCATCCGAAACTAGCCAGGCGGGCATTCCTCACTGCGCTCTCCAAACACCCACTACATCTCCCCAGTTGGCGCTACGCGGGGCTCAGTATGATCAAGTCCATGGTGCGAGGCTAG